A region of Nostoc flagelliforme CCNUN1 DNA encodes the following proteins:
- a CDS encoding TniQ family protein yields MQFDKFTLYRSYDLHTPDIPERSVLYFLEPINVGAIECESLISYLIRLAEVHCVTPDKLIKHKIYPFFWGHDDLSISCKGIVGRTFTNRSHIKLLNFSGWYTSKLVESLEILTLRSDLTCLTMMYWHELITYVYLLRDCKAWCPLCYSYWHQNKLPIYEPLLWSFEPVAVCPQHHYPLITQCPHCNHKLPIIAPNSRTGYCNYCGEWLGNLEKYHIKSDGLYHSEIALQSELIKILGSLIAFNTKVFESENTRFYRQIIAYFQLKELSSIELSNHQISQKRIHKSMSHIKHTIEDFWKLSSRVALENASKHV; encoded by the coding sequence ATGCAGTTTGACAAATTCACCTTATATCGAAGTTATGATTTGCATACTCCGGATATCCCAGAACGTAGTGTTTTATATTTTTTAGAGCCAATTAATGTTGGAGCTATTGAATGTGAAAGTTTAATTAGTTATCTCATTCGTTTAGCTGAGGTTCATTGCGTTACCCCGGATAAATTAATCAAGCATAAAATCTACCCATTTTTTTGGGGGCATGATGATTTATCAATATCTTGTAAGGGGATTGTTGGTAGGACTTTTACAAATCGTTCTCATATCAAGTTACTAAACTTTAGTGGTTGGTATACATCTAAATTAGTTGAATCTCTAGAAATTCTCACTTTACGTAGTGATTTAACTTGTCTAACTATGATGTATTGGCATGAATTAATAACTTATGTTTATTTACTTCGTGATTGCAAAGCTTGGTGCCCTTTATGCTACAGCTATTGGCATCAAAATAAATTACCTATATACGAACCATTACTTTGGTCTTTTGAGCCAGTTGCAGTATGCCCCCAACATCATTATCCTCTAATTACACAATGTCCTCATTGCAATCATAAATTACCTATCATAGCTCCTAACTCGCGGACTGGATATTGTAATTATTGTGGAGAATGGTTAGGAAATTTAGAGAAATATCATATCAAATCAGATGGTTTATATCACTCAGAAATTGCATTACAATCAGAGCTAATTAAGATTCTTGGTTCATTAATCGCTTTTAACACTAAAGTATTTGAGTCGGAAAATACAAGATTTTACAGACAAATTATTGCATATTTTCAACTGAAAGAATTATCAAGCATAGAATTATCAAACCATCAAATTTCTCAAAAACGTATACATAAATCTATGAGCCATATAAAACATACTATTGAAGATTTCTGGAAGCTATCATCTAGAGTAGCTTTGGAAAATGCTTCAAAACACGTTTAA
- a CDS encoding recombinase family protein, translated as MVIYAYLRVSSDRQDLHNQRHGILEYANIHALSPIQFIEDTVSGREKWSERGVGQLLTQTALESDVVIFSEVSRMARSTLQVLEMLECCVRRGINVHIVKLGMVLDDSMQSRITATVLGLAAEIERELIVLRTTEALAKRKAEGKTLGRPKGRQSAHLKLDTREAEIRSYLAKGMSKRSIAKLVDCSPSTLYDWLSRKHLHSRHDKLVEKS; from the coding sequence ATGGTTATTTATGCTTATTTAAGAGTCTCCAGCGATCGCCAAGACCTACACAACCAACGACATGGCATTTTGGAGTATGCCAACATACACGCTTTGAGTCCCATCCAGTTTATTGAAGACACAGTTTCTGGACGAGAGAAATGGTCGGAGCGAGGTGTAGGACAACTACTGACTCAAACTGCCCTTGAATCCGATGTAGTAATTTTCTCAGAAGTCAGTCGGATGGCACGCTCTACTCTACAAGTATTAGAAATGCTAGAGTGCTGCGTGCGCCGAGGAATTAACGTCCATATCGTAAAACTTGGTATGGTGCTAGATGATTCAATGCAAAGCCGAATCACAGCAACAGTTTTGGGCTTGGCAGCAGAAATCGAACGGGAATTGATTGTACTCAGAACAACCGAAGCATTAGCCAAACGAAAAGCTGAAGGAAAAACCTTAGGACGACCCAAAGGACGACAATCCGCACATTTAAAACTGGACACAAGGGAAGCAGAAATTCGCAGTTATTTAGCCAAAGGAATGAGCAAACGGTCAATTGCCAAACTAGTCGATTGTTCACCTTCCACCCTTTATGATTGGTTGTCACGTAAACATCTCCACTCACGCCACGACAAATTGGTGGAGAAATCATAA
- a CDS encoding ribbon-helix-helix domain-containing protein: protein MSKRINVTLPDSVLEDLEVWAASQGRPTANLAAFLIEMSIKLAKNSGEFPNNSSVITSKPQS, encoded by the coding sequence GTGAGCAAAAGAATTAACGTTACGTTGCCGGATAGTGTCTTAGAAGATTTAGAAGTATGGGCTGCGTCTCAAGGTCGTCCTACAGCTAACCTGGCTGCTTTTTTGATTGAAATGTCGATTAAATTGGCCAAAAATAGTGGTGAATTTCCCAATAATTCTTCAGTTATAACTAGTAAGCCTCAGTCATAA
- a CDS encoding IS630 family transposase: protein MGTSLQSLRYKSTVISAYRWSSPFFPSEVKSAIDSEIRQALEFAATPPQQRQQTITQKPRWTLKRLAAWIDKQFNLKCCRESIRKTLKNLGFSWKKARKLLNKANSKKRREFLEKLKGLLDDALHNGHLLIFIDEAHIHLDSDEGYGWSVKGERFWVSSNSPGRAKVSFYGIYVYNYAKVKIFPYLKADQFNTIDVLKHLRTEFPDQEVTLIWDGAPYHRAQLVNEALQVLQINLQPLPSYSPDFMPVEHLWQWLREDVTYHTCYQSAAELIERVHLFEQDIHSNPFEISDRLWVKNHLDPDEEKLRVST, encoded by the coding sequence GTGGGTACATCGTTACAATCTCTCAGGTATAAAAGCACTGTTATATCAGCGTACAGGTGGTCATCCCCCTTTTTTCCCTCAGAAGTAAAGTCAGCAATTGATTCTGAGATTCGTCAAGCTCTTGAGTTTGCAGCAACACCACCCCAACAAAGACAACAGACAATAACGCAAAAGCCTCGTTGGACATTGAAGCGTTTAGCGGCTTGGATTGACAAACAGTTCAATCTCAAATGTTGCCGAGAGTCAATACGTAAGACTCTCAAGAACTTAGGGTTTTCGTGGAAAAAAGCACGTAAACTTTTAAATAAAGCTAACAGTAAAAAACGTAGAGAGTTTCTAGAAAAACTCAAGGGTTTGCTTGATGATGCTCTCCATAATGGTCATTTGCTAATTTTTATCGACGAGGCACATATTCATCTTGATAGCGATGAAGGCTATGGTTGGTCAGTTAAAGGTGAGCGTTTTTGGGTCAGTTCCAACTCTCCAGGAAGAGCCAAGGTTTCCTTTTATGGGATCTATGTTTATAACTATGCCAAAGTCAAAATTTTTCCTTACCTGAAAGCTGACCAATTCAATACGATTGATGTTTTAAAGCATCTAAGAACTGAATTTCCAGACCAAGAGGTCACTTTAATTTGGGATGGTGCTCCCTATCATCGTGCACAATTGGTAAACGAAGCATTGCAAGTCTTACAAATAAACTTGCAACCCTTACCTAGTTACAGTCCTGATTTTATGCCTGTCGAACACCTGTGGCAGTGGTTGCGTGAAGATGTTACTTATCACACGTGCTATCAATCTGCTGCTGAACTGATTGAACGTGTTCATTTATTTGAACAAGACATTCATTCTAACCCCTTTGAAATTAGCGATCGCCTATGGGTAAAAAATCACCTTGACCCTGACGAGGAAAAACTACGGGTTTCAACGTAG
- a CDS encoding 4Fe-4S dicluster domain-containing protein, giving the protein MIEIVNSDRCIGCDICVKVCPRDVFDSGDDGIAVIARKSDCQTCFLCELYCPVDALYVSPYAELDDKVDTEQLITQNLLGSYTRNMGWHHGKMGGTDKDPTQQLRILNRVRQDNARLIDTPLAE; this is encoded by the coding sequence ATGATTGAAATTGTTAATAGCGATCGCTGTATCGGCTGTGATATCTGCGTAAAAGTTTGTCCGCGCGATGTCTTTGATTCTGGAGACGATGGAATAGCTGTAATTGCTCGTAAATCAGATTGTCAGACTTGTTTTTTGTGCGAGTTGTATTGCCCTGTTGATGCGCTTTATGTGTCGCCTTATGCCGAACTGGATGATAAGGTTGACACAGAACAGTTAATTACCCAAAACTTACTGGGTAGTTACACCCGTAACATGGGTTGGCATCATGGCAAAATGGGAGGGACTGACAAAGATCCAACTCAACAACTTAGAATTCTGAATAGGGTAAGGCAGGATAATGCAAGATTGATTGACACTCCTCTGGCTGAATAA
- a CDS encoding TnsA endonuclease N-terminal domain-containing protein — MMTQEEFNQWCVNQSLSNQAIIEIEKIRNAQPSRSVGSRCKNVSGRYPSRKMGVTIQFESHKVELPFIYQLEHAEDVLEYYDQPPPFKIQYTSASGRNLGVIITPDFFVIRSQSAGWVECKTESELEKLAQKSPHRYQMGNNNKWQSPPGFYYAQQFGFDFQLWSNAKINWTLQRNLEFLEDYYKNDLSFKLDDNYNIVTSLVEAHPGISIAKLLDYKGVNADHIYSLIATEKIYVDLTAYLLVEADKSQVFQSRVVENALKAIICTENSEQMITPIVNIIPGTSVFYDGVCLNIILVGQDYLLLSAKEFETIELKLSDFWVLVNTGKIQINPQKNQSLIYEQAMEILKQASTEDLINANRRFSLLKPYLDEQSITTGRPKERTLRRWLHNYYQAQEKYGYGYLGLISLNHRKGNHNRKLPQHIIEILSKFITEEYENKKQKTKQAVYASFVHSCSKAGIGDDQIPSYKTFINEIKKYPKHSQVEKRSGHRAAYEMEAFYWELELSTPRHGDFPFHIAHIDHTELDIELRCSQTGKVLGRPWLTLLMDAFSRRILAIYISYDPPSYRSCMMVLRICVQRHSRLPQIIVTDNGKEFYSTYFETLLAIFECTLKRRPPAKPRFSSVCERLFGTTNTQFLYNLAGNTQITKKVRLMTKSVNPKNLSVWTLGLLYMYLTEWAYTIYDTTEHPALLGQSPHEVFTRGINQFGSRNGRLIPNDDNFRILTLPTTKKGKALVQPSKGIKIDNKYYWHNTFRDPQVERTLVNVRYDPFNAGVAYAYIHGRMPLS, encoded by the coding sequence ATGATGACACAAGAAGAATTCAACCAATGGTGCGTCAACCAAAGCCTTTCAAATCAAGCAATTATTGAAATTGAAAAAATTCGCAACGCACAGCCATCTCGTAGCGTAGGAAGTCGATGTAAAAACGTTTCGGGACGTTATCCTTCCCGGAAGATGGGTGTAACAATTCAATTTGAATCTCATAAAGTCGAACTGCCTTTTATCTATCAGTTGGAACATGCAGAAGATGTTTTAGAATATTACGACCAACCACCTCCTTTTAAAATTCAATATACTTCAGCATCAGGTCGTAATTTAGGCGTAATAATTACTCCAGATTTTTTTGTTATTAGGTCTCAGAGTGCAGGTTGGGTAGAGTGTAAAACCGAAAGTGAATTAGAAAAGTTAGCACAAAAAAGCCCTCACCGCTATCAAATGGGTAATAATAATAAATGGCAATCACCACCAGGGTTTTATTATGCCCAACAGTTCGGTTTTGATTTCCAACTTTGGTCTAATGCCAAAATTAATTGGACGTTACAACGTAATTTAGAGTTTTTAGAAGATTACTATAAAAATGATTTGTCATTCAAACTCGATGATAACTACAACATAGTTACGTCATTAGTAGAAGCACACCCAGGAATTTCTATCGCCAAGTTATTAGATTATAAAGGAGTCAATGCCGATCATATCTATAGTCTAATAGCCACAGAAAAAATCTACGTAGATTTAACTGCATACCTTTTAGTAGAAGCTGATAAATCTCAGGTGTTTCAATCTCGTGTGGTAGAGAATGCTTTGAAGGCGATTATTTGCACGGAAAATTCAGAGCAAATGATTACGCCTATTGTTAACATAATTCCAGGTACGTCAGTATTTTATGATGGAGTTTGTTTAAATATTATTTTAGTTGGTCAAGATTATTTATTACTTAGCGCTAAAGAATTTGAGACAATTGAATTGAAGCTATCTGATTTTTGGGTTTTAGTTAATACCGGAAAAATCCAGATAAATCCCCAGAAAAATCAATCGCTTATCTATGAACAAGCGATGGAAATATTAAAACAGGCTTCAACGGAAGATTTAATTAATGCCAACCGTCGTTTCAGTCTATTAAAACCTTATTTAGATGAGCAATCAATCACAACTGGTAGACCAAAAGAACGGACATTAAGACGTTGGCTTCATAATTATTACCAAGCACAAGAGAAGTACGGTTATGGCTATCTTGGGCTAATATCCTTAAATCACCGTAAAGGTAATCATAATCGAAAGCTACCTCAACATATTATAGAAATTTTATCAAAATTTATTACTGAAGAATATGAGAACAAAAAGCAAAAAACTAAACAAGCTGTTTACGCTTCATTTGTTCACAGTTGTTCCAAAGCTGGGATTGGCGATGACCAAATTCCTAGCTATAAAACATTCATAAACGAGATTAAAAAATACCCAAAACATTCCCAAGTAGAAAAACGCTCAGGTCATCGTGCGGCGTATGAAATGGAAGCATTTTACTGGGAACTAGAATTATCCACACCCCGACATGGTGATTTCCCCTTTCATATTGCTCATATTGACCATACAGAATTAGATATTGAACTGAGATGTTCTCAAACAGGAAAAGTTTTAGGAAGACCTTGGCTAACTTTATTAATGGATGCGTTTAGTAGAAGAATTTTAGCTATTTATATCAGTTATGACCCACCATCTTATCGTTCTTGTATGATGGTGTTAAGAATTTGTGTTCAACGCCATTCAAGATTACCTCAAATAATTGTTACTGATAACGGCAAGGAATTTTATAGCACTTACTTTGAAACATTATTAGCAATATTTGAATGTACTCTCAAAAGACGACCACCAGCAAAACCTAGATTTAGTAGCGTTTGTGAGAGGTTATTTGGAACAACCAATACCCAGTTTTTGTATAATCTGGCAGGTAATACCCAAATCACGAAAAAAGTCAGATTAATGACTAAATCTGTCAATCCTAAAAATCTCTCAGTTTGGACTTTAGGATTGCTATATATGTATTTAACAGAGTGGGCTTACACTATTTATGACACAACTGAGCATCCAGCATTGCTTGGGCAAAGCCCCCATGAAGTTTTTACAAGAGGGATTAACCAATTCGGTAGCCGTAACGGTCGCCTAATTCCTAATGATGATAATTTTCGTATCCTAACTTTGCCAACAACAAAAAAAGGTAAAGCCTTAGTTCAACCTAGTAAAGGAATAAAAATAGATAACAAATATTATTGGCATAACACATTCCGTGACCCACAGGTAGAAAGAACTTTAGTTAATGTTAGATATGACCCATTTAATGCTGGAGTTGCTTACGCTTATATTCATGGACGAATGCCACTAAGTTAA
- a CDS encoding AAA family ATPase: MGNNQQFPSEYHTASASERLAYYDSYTMAHPYLDIAFETLKPIINDCGDSRIIFIVGPTGVGKTKLRLLIEKWIIESSLSLLEVNKGCIPVASIEARLFSGGLFNFKDHLKRCLYALAEAPELIQNKINYGTSGVYHNPDGQLIIKPAILETELGWALEQALKQRRPKIFFIDEAHHLLAVASGRKLTDVPEAIKSLASLTQVLHGLIGTYDLLTLHDIGDQLSRRSIYVHLPRYNAEFIEDREIWHSVIWNFQCQIPTREPPDFLSHWEYLYSRSLGCVGILKNWSRNALGEALNEDVSTVTLKHLEKRALSVGQCRNILKHIKEGEARYAEIEGKIEELYQDLGLRCPPISKQQTTSNSEIKSQDVEPKKRKKLVGTRKPKRDSIGSENAV; the protein is encoded by the coding sequence ATGGGAAATAACCAACAATTTCCATCTGAATATCATACAGCTTCAGCATCAGAAAGACTGGCTTATTATGACTCATATACAATGGCACATCCCTATTTGGATATTGCTTTTGAAACTCTCAAGCCAATTATAAATGATTGCGGAGATTCACGAATTATTTTTATTGTTGGCCCAACAGGAGTAGGTAAAACAAAATTACGTCTCCTCATCGAAAAATGGATCATCGAATCATCTTTATCTTTATTAGAAGTTAACAAAGGTTGTATTCCTGTTGCTAGTATTGAGGCACGTTTATTCTCAGGAGGGTTATTCAATTTCAAAGACCATCTTAAACGTTGTTTATATGCACTGGCAGAGGCACCAGAGCTAATTCAAAATAAGATAAATTATGGAACTTCGGGTGTGTATCATAATCCTGATGGTCAATTAATAATTAAACCAGCAATTTTAGAGACTGAATTAGGATGGGCACTAGAGCAAGCTTTGAAACAGAGAAGACCGAAAATATTTTTTATTGATGAAGCACATCATTTGTTAGCTGTAGCTAGTGGAAGAAAACTAACAGACGTACCTGAAGCAATTAAATCATTAGCTTCTCTCACTCAAGTTTTGCATGGATTAATTGGAACTTATGATTTACTGACCCTTCATGATATAGGCGACCAATTAAGTAGACGTAGTATTTATGTTCATCTGCCTCGTTACAATGCCGAATTTATAGAAGATAGAGAAATTTGGCACTCAGTAATTTGGAATTTTCAGTGTCAAATACCAACAAGAGAGCCACCAGATTTTCTATCACATTGGGAATATTTGTATTCACGCAGTTTGGGATGTGTTGGTATCCTCAAAAATTGGTCAAGAAATGCCCTTGGAGAAGCATTAAACGAGGATGTTTCTACTGTTACGCTCAAACATTTAGAGAAAAGAGCTTTATCAGTTGGTCAATGTCGAAATATTCTCAAACATATTAAAGAAGGAGAAGCTAGATATGCAGAAATTGAAGGAAAGATAGAAGAGTTATATCAAGACTTAGGTTTACGCTGTCCACCTATATCCAAACAACAAACAACCTCAAATTCTGAAATAAAATCTCAAGATGTTGAGCCGAAAAAACGCAAAAAACTAGTGGGAACTCGTAAGCCAAAACGAGATTCAATAGGCAGTGAAAATGCAGTTTGA
- a CDS encoding helix-turn-helix domain-containing protein: MLRVECDRWNESASKLREEALKANHARTRERLMALYEICNGKSATKVGRETGRNPQTVMEWVHRYNLSGIKALLYQRTGGHPPFFPQK, encoded by the coding sequence ATGCTCAGAGTAGAATGCGATCGCTGGAATGAAAGTGCCTCAAAATTGAGAGAAGAAGCATTAAAAGCGAATCATGCTCGTACTCGCGAGCGTTTAATGGCACTGTACGAAATATGTAACGGAAAAAGTGCGACAAAGGTAGGCAGAGAAACAGGGCGTAACCCTCAGACAGTAATGGAGTGGGTACATCGTTACAATCTCTCAGGTATAAAAGCACTGTTATATCAGCGTACAGGTGGTCATCCCCCTTTTTTCCCTCAGAAGTAA